AGCTGATCCATGATCCGGTCAGCTTCATCATCTTTAAAACAGAAATAATTTGACCCTGCTTTCCCTTTCTTGGGGTCTGGAATCTGCGAGGAATGCCAGTTCATGTAAGGATCAGGGTCTGCCGGCCATTGCCAGCCCAGCAGCAGCGCGTCCAGCTCCTGATTCTGGAGCCTGGTCATCAGGGTGGCATAATCAGGGTATTCAGGGGTCATTTTGATCCCTGCCTGGGCGAGTCCGTTCTGTACGATTTCCATCAGGTATTTCATTGCTGTGTTGGGGTTGATGGTCTGGATCGTGAATTGAAATTTAACCCCGTCCTTTTCCAGGATCCCGTCTCCGTCACTATCAGTCCAGCCAGCCTCTTTCAAGAGAACCGCAGCCTCAACCGTGGAGAACGGCAGCGGTCTGATGCTGTCGTCATTGGCCCAGAATCCTGGAGCGAATGGTCCGGAAACTGTAACACCATGACCATGCCTTACTTCCCTGATGATTTTCTCTCTGTCAATGCACATGGTCACAGCTTTTCTGACTTTCTTGTCTGAAAAATAAGGTCGCAAAAGATTATAACTGATGCAGACAAACCTGAAAGGGGAGGGATTGAGGTAAATGCTGAATTTGTCGTTGAACTCTTTTTCCTTGTAATGAGTCTCATATTGATCAAGGGTGATGGTCATCAGATCAATTTCTCCCTTGAGCAGCATGCTGAAAGCCGGGATCGCGGTAGAAAGAAGCTTGAATTTGATTCGGTTCAGGAAAGGACGGCCCAGAAAATAGTCGTCATTAGCCTGAAGAATGATCTGTTCATCGGGTTTCCAGTCTGTCAGTTTGAACGGGCCTGTGCCGACCGGGAATCTATTGTAATTCGAATTGTTGAAGTCATCTTTTTCATACAGATGCCTGGGGACCAGGCCCTGACCCCAGGCGCTGACCAGAGAGGAGTTTTTCTCCCTGTTGATCACTTTAACAGTAAATTTATCCGGAATTTCCAGAGTGGAAACGAAGGAGAAAGCATCCCTTGAAATTGTCTGGACAGCAGGATCCATCAGTTTTTCATAATTGAATTTCACGTCGTCTGCGTCGAACGGTTCGCC
The sequence above is drawn from the Candidatus Wallbacteria bacterium genome and encodes:
- a CDS encoding peptide-binding protein produces the protein MKSLLCFFSSVLMLILLVDGCGKQTESTVGSAIKTVPIGTAESQTAKPDSSPSYGDTLVMHLACSPQTLNPILCADGDSLTVISLLFNGLVKYDDNLKLTGDLAETWEVSTDELSVTFHLRKGVKWQDGEPFDADDVKFNYEKLMDPAVQTISRDAFSFVSTLEIPDKFTVKVINREKNSSLVSAWGQGLVPRHLYEKDDFNNSNYNRFPVGTGPFKLTDWKPDEQIILQANDDYFLGRPFLNRIKFKLLSTAIPAFSMLLKGEIDLMTITLDQYETHYKEKEFNDKFSIYLNPSPFRFVCISYNLLRPYFSDKKVRKAVTMCIDREKIIREVRHGHGVTVSGPFAPGFWANDDSIRPLPFSTVEAAVLLKEAGWTDSDGDGILEKDGVKFQFTIQTINPNTAMKYLMEIVQNGLAQAGIKMTPEYPDYATLMTRLQNQELDALLLGWQWPADPDPYMNWHSSQIPDPKKGKAGSNYFCFKDDEADRIMDQLRKTLDFETRKNLLHRFHAILHEEQPCTFLYPYENVEAISKRFQGIVQSPWGLLSNSERFYVPMGLQKYQ